From the genome of Spirosomataceae bacterium TFI 002, one region includes:
- a CDS encoding penicillin amidase: protein MKFVKAIIPLVISAFLVLFLNSSWGTIPPLAKLFSPFYGFLQNTERGASLENKSLELDGITGKVTVKWDENHVPHIFAENDEDLYFAQGYVIASDRLWQMEFYTLVAAGRLTEVVGERALAYDQYNRSLGMAKAAKQISENLQNDPDSWKVLTAYSAGVNQLIKDRECQKLSVEYKFLNYKPEQWSPYKTILMLMNMRKDLSGRSYDSRMTTIAQKYGLETVADLFPNYPADESPIIPAGTPWNFTPVAIPAVPDEVLAFTDSENALAMLPEPNKGIGSNNWAVSGSKSASGLPILSNDPHLGLSLPSIWYQMQLSSPSVNVYGSCLPGTPGVTIGFNKDIAWGVTNVGSDVMDYYKIKFKDNTKSEYFHDGKWKPVAKRIETYRIKGGKAVVDTVLETHHGPIIYDESKESNFSDMAPAGYAMRWVALDTDGSDLMTFHKLNRAKNYADYQEALTYYTCPAQNFVFASNQNDIAITPNGKFPVKWEGQGKFLLDGTRADHDWQGFIPKDQNPTVKNPARGFVSSANQFSTDPTYPYYMDWRFADPYRGQRINERLTQMQNANIDSLRSVQNDNYNMAAREFIPFFLENVIPNDKNKAALGIIKKWDFRNEADAVGATIFEEWMDLFMFFTWNDDLPKDKNMMYPTEDRTYEMLKNSPNSKWWDDISTQDKLESAKDIINKSFIASIDSLTLHNGPLSPDTWAWEKIKSTDVKHLVPAFTSFSRMDLNNGGGWRIVNATTAKTGPSWRMIVALDKDWPQAYGLYPGGQSGNPGSKFYDNMVDKWTAGELNELLFMKNVEDTKDRISTTWTINPKK, encoded by the coding sequence ATGAAATTTGTAAAAGCGATTATCCCGCTTGTTATAAGTGCCTTTCTGGTACTTTTCCTTAATAGCTCTTGGGGTACAATCCCACCACTTGCTAAATTATTTAGTCCTTTTTATGGCTTTTTGCAGAACACCGAACGCGGTGCAAGTCTTGAAAACAAGTCCCTAGAATTGGATGGAATAACAGGCAAAGTTACCGTTAAATGGGATGAAAATCATGTTCCACACATATTTGCAGAAAACGATGAGGACCTTTATTTTGCTCAAGGGTATGTCATTGCGAGTGATAGACTTTGGCAAATGGAATTTTACACATTAGTTGCTGCAGGAAGACTGACAGAGGTTGTAGGCGAGAGAGCTTTGGCGTATGACCAATACAATCGTAGCTTAGGAATGGCAAAAGCTGCAAAACAAATTTCAGAAAACTTGCAAAATGACCCTGACAGCTGGAAAGTTTTAACAGCATATAGTGCAGGGGTAAATCAGCTCATCAAAGATAGGGAATGCCAAAAACTTAGTGTTGAATACAAGTTTTTGAACTACAAACCCGAGCAATGGTCTCCATACAAAACGATTCTTATGCTCATGAACATGAGAAAAGACCTATCTGGTCGTAGTTATGACAGCAGAATGACGACCATCGCTCAGAAATATGGCCTTGAAACTGTTGCCGACCTTTTCCCAAATTATCCAGCCGACGAATCACCAATTATTCCAGCCGGAACACCTTGGAATTTCACACCAGTTGCAATACCTGCAGTGCCAGATGAAGTGCTTGCTTTCACAGATTCTGAAAATGCTCTTGCTATGCTTCCCGAGCCCAACAAAGGCATAGGTAGTAATAACTGGGCTGTAAGCGGAAGTAAGTCAGCAAGTGGTTTACCAATATTGTCCAATGATCCGCACTTGGGTTTGTCGCTACCTTCTATTTGGTACCAAATGCAACTATCCTCACCATCTGTAAATGTTTACGGAAGCTGCTTACCAGGTACACCGGGAGTTACGATTGGTTTCAATAAAGATATCGCATGGGGCGTAACCAATGTAGGTTCAGATGTAATGGACTATTACAAAATCAAATTTAAAGACAACACCAAGAGCGAGTATTTTCACGATGGAAAATGGAAACCTGTTGCCAAAAGAATTGAAACTTATAGAATTAAAGGAGGAAAAGCAGTTGTAGATACTGTACTAGAAACACATCACGGACCCATTATTTATGACGAATCAAAGGAAAGCAACTTCTCAGATATGGCTCCTGCGGGATATGCCATGCGTTGGGTTGCTTTAGATACTGATGGCTCCGATCTTATGACATTTCATAAGTTGAACCGAGCTAAAAATTACGCCGACTATCAAGAAGCACTTACATACTATACTTGTCCAGCTCAGAACTTCGTTTTTGCCAGTAATCAAAACGACATAGCAATTACTCCAAACGGTAAATTCCCTGTTAAATGGGAAGGCCAAGGAAAGTTTTTGCTAGATGGAACAAGAGCAGATCACGATTGGCAAGGGTTTATACCCAAGGACCAAAACCCTACTGTTAAAAATCCAGCTAGAGGGTTTGTGAGTTCGGCCAACCAGTTCTCTACAGATCCTACCTACCCTTACTATATGGACTGGAGATTTGCAGACCCTTATCGTGGTCAGAGAATAAATGAGAGACTAACTCAAATGCAAAATGCCAATATAGATAGCCTACGTAGTGTCCAAAATGACAACTATAACATGGCCGCTAGAGAATTTATTCCTTTCTTTTTAGAAAACGTAATTCCAAATGACAAGAATAAAGCCGCTTTGGGCATTATAAAGAAGTGGGATTTCAGAAATGAAGCTGACGCAGTTGGTGCCACTATATTTGAGGAATGGATGGATCTTTTCATGTTCTTCACATGGAATGATGATTTGCCGAAAGATAAAAACATGATGTATCCTACGGAAGATCGTACTTACGAAATGTTGAAAAATTCACCTAATTCAAAGTGGTGGGATGATATTTCAACTCAAGACAAATTAGAAAGTGCAAAAGATATCATTAACAAAAGCTTCATTGCTTCTATTGACTCTCTTACTCTTCATAATGGTCCTTTAAGTCCAGATACATGGGCTTGGGAGAAAATTAAAAGTACTGATGTAAAACACCTTGTTCCTGCCTTTACTTCATTTAGTCGAATGGATTTGAACAATGGCGGCGGATGGCGAATTGTAAATGCAACTACAGCTAAAACAGGGCCGTCTTGGAGAATGATTGTCGCTTTGGATAAAGATTGGCCTCAGGCTTATGGACTATACCCTGGTGGACAGTCGGGTAACCCTGGTAGTAAGTTTTATGATAACATGGTCGACAAATGGACTGCTGGAGAACTCAACGAACTTCTATTTATGAAAAACGTAGAAGACACCAAAGACAGAATTTCTACCACATGGACTATTAACCCTAAGAAATAA
- a CDS encoding periplasmic chaperone for outer membrane proteins Skp, with translation MKQLLILAFAAITFAACNKEGASSSSTQTAGRIVYVNTDTLLNNYEYYKDVVKEFENKRFALENELQKKGQSFQNEVALFQKRAQAGGMSQSQAETTQMQLQKKEQDIMMYRDNAAASLGQEQAAKTDEMLSNIQDYLGKYNAGDKYDMVIGYSKGGGVLYAKEDLDITADVLKGLNEEYVAKKGKSSTPSDSTSK, from the coding sequence ATGAAGCAATTATTAATCTTGGCGTTCGCAGCCATCACATTTGCGGCTTGTAACAAAGAAGGAGCGTCAAGTAGCTCAACTCAAACTGCTGGTAGAATTGTCTACGTAAATACTGATACACTTTTGAACAACTACGAATACTACAAAGACGTAGTTAAGGAATTCGAAAACAAGCGTTTTGCACTTGAAAACGAACTTCAAAAGAAAGGACAATCATTCCAAAACGAAGTAGCATTGTTCCAGAAAAGAGCTCAAGCAGGTGGAATGTCTCAGTCTCAAGCTGAAACTACTCAAATGCAATTGCAAAAGAAAGAGCAAGATATCATGATGTATCGTGACAATGCAGCAGCATCTTTAGGTCAAGAACAAGCAGCTAAAACAGACGAAATGCTAAGCAATATTCAAGACTATCTTGGAAAATATAACGCTGGTGATAAGTATGACATGGTTATTGGATACTCTAAAGGTGGTGGCGTATTGTACGCAAAAGAAGACCTCGATATTACTGCAGACGTATTGAAAGGATTGAACGAAGAATACGTAGCTAAGAAAGGAAAGTCTAGCACTCCAAGCGACAGTACTTCTAAGTAA
- a CDS encoding Outer membrane protein beta-barrel domain-containing protein, translating to MKLHSITLGLLLLSITSFAQNSIGFRGAFNASNVTKFDLIENITPEFKLQPAGSGAVFIEIPLSPKFSIQPELVYIQKGFNISEGLKAGGEFLGVDIPINGKVSFRTNYVEIPLLAKVHLGPKDATHGYLMAGPSVGYMADANMRIKVLNIFPLNTNLSNDLFKPIELSGIFAAGFEVPMTEKLTAFAEARYQHGFSRILDTPVVQLDVRNRTIGGGIGLKFSI from the coding sequence ATGAAACTACATTCAATTACCTTAGGACTATTACTACTATCAATTACCAGTTTTGCTCAAAATAGCATTGGATTTCGTGGAGCTTTCAATGCTTCAAACGTTACGAAGTTTGACCTTATAGAAAATATTACTCCTGAATTTAAATTACAACCTGCAGGATCTGGAGCAGTTTTTATTGAAATACCCCTAAGTCCAAAATTCTCAATTCAACCTGAGTTGGTTTATATCCAAAAAGGTTTCAATATAAGTGAAGGACTTAAAGCCGGTGGTGAATTTTTGGGTGTCGATATTCCTATCAATGGCAAAGTGAGTTTTAGAACGAATTATGTCGAAATCCCTTTACTCGCCAAGGTTCATTTAGGACCGAAAGATGCAACTCATGGATACTTAATGGCTGGGCCCTCTGTTGGTTATATGGCTGATGCTAATATGAGAATAAAGGTTCTAAATATATTTCCCCTAAACACCAACTTGAGCAACGACTTATTCAAGCCAATTGAGCTAAGTGGTATTTTTGCTGCGGGTTTTGAAGTACCAATGACCGAAAAACTTACTGCCTTTGCCGAAGCTCGTTACCAACATGGATTTAGTAGAATACTTGATACTCCTGTAGTACAGCTAGATGTTCGTAACAGAACCATAGGTGGCGGAATAGGCTTGAAGTTTAGTATTTGA
- a CDS encoding ABC-2 type transport system permease protein, giving the protein MNNLIYLLQKEFKQIFRNPTILKLIFAMPVIQLILIPLAADYEIKHISVSVVDLDRSTYSQRLTHKLSASGYFELIEYHSSYEKSLQTVGDGDTDIIITIPQNFEKDLIKESKNKIHIAADAVNGVRANLGVAYASQIVGNFNQEVREEWMQLPRFVDQKQVEITSSNWYNPHTNYYLFMVPGILAILVTMVGSFLTALNIVAEKESGTIDQLNVTPLKKYQFILGKLIPFWVLGMLSITIGIGVSYIVYQIWPVGSVLTVFAYSAIYLFGVLGIGLLVSTFADTQQQATLFAFFFMMIFILLGGLYTPIESMPDWAQWLTKINPPAYFIKVIRAVYIKGSSFTDLLPDLYAMISFAVLFNGLAIWNFRKTSS; this is encoded by the coding sequence ATGAATAATTTAATATACTTACTTCAGAAAGAATTCAAGCAGATATTTCGGAACCCGACGATTTTGAAGTTGATATTTGCAATGCCTGTAATTCAGTTGATCTTGATTCCTTTGGCGGCTGATTATGAGATTAAGCACATCTCTGTTTCTGTAGTTGATTTGGATAGGTCTACCTATTCTCAGCGACTAACCCATAAATTGAGTGCTTCTGGATACTTTGAACTTATAGAATACCATTCTTCTTATGAGAAATCATTACAAACAGTAGGCGATGGTGACACGGATATAATTATCACAATCCCTCAAAATTTTGAAAAAGACCTAATCAAAGAAAGTAAAAATAAAATACACATTGCAGCTGATGCTGTGAATGGTGTTAGGGCGAATTTAGGAGTTGCTTATGCTTCTCAAATAGTGGGTAACTTTAACCAAGAAGTTCGAGAAGAATGGATGCAATTACCTCGGTTTGTTGATCAAAAGCAAGTTGAAATTACGTCGTCAAACTGGTACAACCCACACACCAATTATTACCTTTTCATGGTGCCAGGTATTTTGGCGATTTTGGTAACAATGGTTGGGAGTTTCCTAACAGCACTTAACATTGTAGCTGAGAAAGAATCCGGTACTATAGATCAGTTGAATGTGACGCCTTTAAAGAAATATCAGTTCATACTCGGTAAGTTGATTCCCTTTTGGGTATTAGGTATGCTGAGTATCACGATTGGGATCGGGGTTTCTTATATTGTCTATCAGATATGGCCTGTAGGGTCAGTGTTGACAGTTTTTGCCTATTCTGCGATTTATCTATTTGGGGTTCTTGGAATCGGGCTTCTGGTCAGCACATTTGCTGATACGCAACAACAAGCTACCTTATTTGCTTTCTTTTTTATGATGATATTTATTCTCCTTGGAGGACTTTATACACCTATTGAAAGTATGCCAGATTGGGCACAGTGGCTTACTAAAATAAATCCACCGGCCTATTTCATCAAGGTGATTCGTGCAGTGTATATCAAGGGAAGTAGTTTTACCGACTTGCTTCCAGATTTATATGCTATGATTAGTTTTGCTGTTTTGTTTAATGGCTTGGCAATTTGGAATTTCAGGAAGACGAGTAGTTGA